One window of the Pelmatolapia mariae isolate MD_Pm_ZW linkage group LG15, Pm_UMD_F_2, whole genome shotgun sequence genome contains the following:
- the chga gene encoding chromogranin-A isoform X1: MIGRGLFLLAILSSCVLSLPVTSSQLENEDVKVMKCIVEALADVLSRPHPMPVSQECLVTLKTDDRLVTILRHQNFLKEMQEIAAQGGRGRADTPTAAAPTLQATDDVPDRSMLEALGGPGERSILSKRTGNGKDEKEAGMEDRELQGDNDAEEVQVKRESDESPGSHVSKSAEEWREGEDEMREEDEEGYDEKRAEENSEEESKDDGSDEKRDARRKKSKGETSDEEDEEEETTKRLSLFHKNKGKEEGRKEETKRGNRESLQRWTKATKPLLLKKKAATKEEQQEVSHHSKEIAEEKEEEEKKKRNAQKSPEEKELQMIARRAPEERRGLEEEGSASRKSEEPEIESLAAIESELENVAQKLHELRRG; encoded by the exons ATGATCGGGAGAGGACTGTTCCTTTTGGCAATCCTGTCTAGCTGCG TCCTTTCATTGCCAGTGACTTCGAGTCAGCTGGAGAATGAGGACGTAAAG GTGATGAAATGCATCGTGGAGGCACTGGCAGATGTCCTATCGAGGCCACACCCCATGCCTGTCAGTCAGGAGTGTTTGGTCACACTGAAGACGG atgacCGACTTGTTACTATCCTTCGTCATCAAAACTTTCTGAAGGAGATGCAGGAGATCGCTGCTCAAG GTGGTCGGGGGAGAGCTGATACgcctacagcagcagcaccgaCCCTTCAGGCTACAGATGATGTCCCTG ATCGATCCATGTTGGAGGCTTTGGGAGGCCCCGGTGAACGATCTATCCTGTCCAAGAGGACGGGAAAtggaaaagatgaaaaggaAGCAGGCATGGAAGACAGAGAGTTGCAGGGGGACAATGATGCTGAAGAAGTGCAGGTGAAACGGGAGAGTGATGAAAGTCCGGGAAGCCACGTCTCTAAGTCTGCAGAGGAGTGGAGGGAGGGCGAGGATGAAATGAGGGAGGAAGATGAAGAAGGCTATGACGAGAAGCGAGCAGAGGAGAATTCAGAAGAGGAGAGCAAAG ATGATGGATCAGATGAGAAGAGAGATGCACGCAGAAAGAAATCAAAAGGCGAAACGTCcgatgaagaagatgaagaggaagagacAACCAAGAGGCTCTCACTCTTCCATAAAAACAAGGGCAAAGAGGAAGGACGTAAGGAGGAGACAAAGCGAGGGAACAGGGAGAGCTTACAGCGGTGGACCAAGGCGACCAAGCCTTTGCTGCTGAAGAAGAAAGCAGCCACAAAGGAGGAGCAACAGGAAGTGTCTCATCATTCAAAAGAGATAgcggaggaaaaggaggaggaggagaagaagaaaagaaatgctCAGAAGAGTCCAGAGGAGAAGGAGCTGCAGATGATTGCTCGAAGAGCACCGGAGGAGAGGAGGGGGCTAGAGGAAGAAGGGAGCGCCAGCAGAAAGTCAGAG GAGCCTGAGATTGAAAGTCTGGCAGCCATCGAGTCAGAGCTTGAAAATGTTGCCCAGAAACTCCACGAGCTGCGGCGAGGCTGA
- the chga gene encoding chromogranin-A isoform X2: MIGRGLFLLAILSSCVLSLPVTSSQLENEDVKVMKCIVEALADVLSRPHPMPVSQECLVTLKTDDRLVTILRHQNFLKEMQEIAAQDRSMLEALGGPGERSILSKRTGNGKDEKEAGMEDRELQGDNDAEEVQVKRESDESPGSHVSKSAEEWREGEDEMREEDEEGYDEKRAEENSEEESKDDGSDEKRDARRKKSKGETSDEEDEEEETTKRLSLFHKNKGKEEGRKEETKRGNRESLQRWTKATKPLLLKKKAATKEEQQEVSHHSKEIAEEKEEEEKKKRNAQKSPEEKELQMIARRAPEERRGLEEEGSASRKSEEPEIESLAAIESELENVAQKLHELRRG; this comes from the exons ATGATCGGGAGAGGACTGTTCCTTTTGGCAATCCTGTCTAGCTGCG TCCTTTCATTGCCAGTGACTTCGAGTCAGCTGGAGAATGAGGACGTAAAG GTGATGAAATGCATCGTGGAGGCACTGGCAGATGTCCTATCGAGGCCACACCCCATGCCTGTCAGTCAGGAGTGTTTGGTCACACTGAAGACGG atgacCGACTTGTTACTATCCTTCGTCATCAAAACTTTCTGAAGGAGATGCAGGAGATCGCTGCTCAAG ATCGATCCATGTTGGAGGCTTTGGGAGGCCCCGGTGAACGATCTATCCTGTCCAAGAGGACGGGAAAtggaaaagatgaaaaggaAGCAGGCATGGAAGACAGAGAGTTGCAGGGGGACAATGATGCTGAAGAAGTGCAGGTGAAACGGGAGAGTGATGAAAGTCCGGGAAGCCACGTCTCTAAGTCTGCAGAGGAGTGGAGGGAGGGCGAGGATGAAATGAGGGAGGAAGATGAAGAAGGCTATGACGAGAAGCGAGCAGAGGAGAATTCAGAAGAGGAGAGCAAAG ATGATGGATCAGATGAGAAGAGAGATGCACGCAGAAAGAAATCAAAAGGCGAAACGTCcgatgaagaagatgaagaggaagagacAACCAAGAGGCTCTCACTCTTCCATAAAAACAAGGGCAAAGAGGAAGGACGTAAGGAGGAGACAAAGCGAGGGAACAGGGAGAGCTTACAGCGGTGGACCAAGGCGACCAAGCCTTTGCTGCTGAAGAAGAAAGCAGCCACAAAGGAGGAGCAACAGGAAGTGTCTCATCATTCAAAAGAGATAgcggaggaaaaggaggaggaggagaagaagaaaagaaatgctCAGAAGAGTCCAGAGGAGAAGGAGCTGCAGATGATTGCTCGAAGAGCACCGGAGGAGAGGAGGGGGCTAGAGGAAGAAGGGAGCGCCAGCAGAAAGTCAGAG GAGCCTGAGATTGAAAGTCTGGCAGCCATCGAGTCAGAGCTTGAAAATGTTGCCCAGAAACTCCACGAGCTGCGGCGAGGCTGA